The nucleotide window TTTCGATTTCGAGCAGTTATTTTCGAAAGAAACGAATTCTTGCGTCGGCTATCCAGAAATGTGGCGACTTAAGTCCTGCGATCAACCCCGCCGCCATTCGACATCGGCCCCTTCGCGTCCATCATCCTGCTGGCCGTGTACGTCCAGGCATTCCGAGTAGCGCGGCGAAGTCCGCTCCGTGACACTGCACCAGAGCAGACCAAGGCTGCCCAATCCGGGCTCAGTTAGGTCCCCCGACAGGAGTCGAAGAAGATTCAGCAGTTATCACTGGGAGCAGAAGCCGCCCCGTACACGACTAGCCCTCCAAGGGATCCCGTCCCACACATATTTCGCTTGCTTGTTACGCTTCTGCGTACGTAGCAGTTCCACCCACATTGAAACCGTGCCGTCGCGCGTCGTGAAGGAGCACTGGCCGTAATCAGAGTTATCGCCGATCTGGTGCTTGCACGTATTTAGCAGAAGGTCAGGCGATTGCGTGTGCCATGATGCCATCGCTTCCGCGACTGCGTTTCGAGCCACGGACTCTAATTGCGAGTCCCCATTTGACCGCAGTGGCGTATTCGATTGCGTCGATGCGTCCCAGTATTTTTGCGTGCACTGAGAGTCAGGTGCCTTCTGATACGTCGGGACTTCCGCGCTCGCATGGCAGACTTGGCGAGTTACAAGCAGCCCTTGGTCTTTCCCGAGTGATTGGACGGCATATTGGCGCAGCAAGTCTGGTGATCTCCATGCGCCGGTCGTGATCGACAGAGATCCATCTGCAACATCCGGATCGTGCCAGTGCTGCGCAACGCGAGAAAACATCAGAAGCCTGCCTGAACGCGGATCACGGTTCGGGCTCACTTGCGGATTTGAACTGACCAAAGCCGCACGCTCAAGGTCCGTTGGGCGCCATTCTTGATCTTCACATTTATAGGTGCCACCGAATGGGACCTCCGTACGCGTTTCGGTCACATCTGAAATCCTTTCCATTACCAGCACACAACATGGTCCTAAGTACTTCGCTTGTTTCTTCATCGCAAGAAACCAACCAGTGATGCGTGCCGAGACCCGAAAGAATGAGCACAGTTCAGGCCCACACTCATCCCCATCGGGCGCGAAGACCCTGAATGATTGAAGGAGATGATCGAATTCTTCTGCCTGTTCGTCCTGAAGAAAAGCAATCTGCGGCAATTGGACGTGAAAAAAGTGCCGCCAATAGTGCACGATTTCTTTCCTGTTGCCGTAAGCGAGCGCAACCCTATTCTGAAAAGCCGGGCACCGTTCGTCGTGAATCGAGAAGTCCTCGAATGCCCGTGTCACCTCCCCGCGTACTTCGATCTGCTTACCAACGTAAAGCGCAGGATCCCGCGTAAGTTGGCAAACACTAACAGACAGCGGAGCCGCGCTGGCCTGTGCATGCAAAGTGATAGCGACGATGAGCAGAAAGCCTGCTACGACTGCACCTTTCATAGTCCCGAAGTTTACGCCTGCACCTGCAAAACGAAAAAAGCGATCCCTTTCGGGACCGCTATAAAGAGGCAAGGAGGGAGGGAAATCTTTAGGGAAGGCGATGCAAGGTATCGTTCCTCACGGAACGCCTAAAGAGAAGTCGAGAATTCTGGAAGAGGGTTCTAAACATTGGAAGTTTTTACGGCCTCTTTTGTTGACACTTTCTAAAGCACTTTCCTGTCCAAAATCGCTCGTGGCCAGAGTTGCTCCCATCGAACTCACAACCATCTGAAATTAAGCCGCTTAGGCCGGAACTGCTGAAGTTGTCCACAGCTCGCCCACTTCGCTCCCAAGCCAGAGCGGACGGGAAACGGCACCTGAATACCAACCCTAAGCAAGGCGCTGCTTACTTTGGCTCTGGTTCTGCTCCTCGATAACTTTCAGTTTGTTGAGCAGAGCTTTGTAGCTGATCTTCAGAATCTTCGCCGCCTGGCGGCGGTTCCACCGGGTCTGCGCCAGCACCCGTTCGATCGCTTCGCGTTCCGCCAGCATCGCCGCACGCTTTCCAATCTCCAGCAGCGACGGCATTTCCGCCTCGTTCTTCGGGACCGGCGGCACCACGAGTGGAGCCCCATTCGACGTCTGCCCTTGCTGCGCCTCCGTCTGCTGCCGCGACTTATCCTTGATTCCCCACAGAGGGCTCGTTCCAGAAATTGACGACAGAATCGGCTTGTGCGTCGAGAGCTCCCGAATGATCTGCGGCTCGTTGCCCACAATGACGTACCGTTTTACCAGGTTCTCAAGCTCGCGAATATTGCCCGGCCACGAGTACTCCATCATCCGTGAAACCGCATAATCACTGAACGGCGGCGGATTCTTCCCGTAATACTCACTGTATTTCCGCAGGAAAAAGTCGAGGAATATCGGTATCTCTTCGCGGCGCTCCCGGAGTGGCGGAATGTGAATCGTGACGACATTCAGGCGATAGAAGAGGTCTTCGCGGAACATGCCTTCTTCTACCGCGCGTTCCAGCGGCTTGTTCGTCGCCGCAAGCACACGCACATCTACTGCGATATCGCGCTTGCCGCCAAGTCTCGCGAACTCGCCGTCCTGCAGAACGTGCAGCAGCTTCGCTTGCAGCGCCGGATGCATCTCGCTGATCTCGTCGAGGAAGATCGTGCCGTTATTCGCCTGGTCGAACTTGCCCAGTTTCTGCCGATTTGCGCCAGTAAACGCACCGGGTTCGTAGCCGAACAGTTCGCTTTCCAGCAGTTCATGCGGGATCGCCGCGCAATTCACTTTGACGAATGGTCGCTCGCGGCGCGATGAATTCCCGTAAACCATGCGCGCTACCACTTCTTTTCCCGTTCCGCTCTCGCCGCGAATCAGCACCGTTGCGTTCGTGTCAGCAACCTGCTCGATCGTGTTCTTTACGTCTTCCATCTTCGGACTGGTGCCGAAGAGCATCGAGAAGTCGCTCTGCCGCCGAACCTGGTCCCGCAACTGAGTAACTTCGTTCGAAACCTGTTGTTTCTCGAGAACCTTGTTGATGCGGGTTTCCAGATCCTTCGGTTCGAATGGCTTCGCAACGTAGTCGTCTGCGCCAGCCTTGGAAGCCCGGAATATGATTTCAGGATTGTTTTGTCCAGAGAGGATGATGACCAGAACTTCGGGCTTGATCTGCTTCAGGCGTTCAAGAGTCTCCAACCCGCCCATGCCTGGCATGGAAACATCCAGCAGCACCAGCACCGGGTCGTACACCCGGAACATCCGGATCGCTTCTTCGCCGCTCGCGGCAGTGCTGGAATCGAAGTTTCGCCGCGCAAGATAGGACGACAGGAATTTCGCCATCGCGGCATCGTCGTCCACCACCAAAACTCTGGCTTTCTGGTTCGATAACATCTGGGGACCCTCGCACTTCTCACACCGTAACCCCTGCGCCGTCATCCTGAGCGAGGGCAGGTTCCGTGCCCTTTCTCCAGCGCGGAAAACCCGAGTCGAAGGACCTGCACTTTCTGCACCGACGCAGGTCCTGCTTTTCACTTCAAATTTCTTCAGGGTTACGACGATGGAAGTTGCATGCTCGGTATCTTCCCTGCCGTACCATCTGCCGACCTGAAGATGCCAATCCGTGTACTACACAGTTATGATGGTAGATACACCATTTAGGTTCGCCGATTAAGTACCAGCGAACTTAATTTATCCCGCCAACTTCCCCAATCAACTCTGTGTTCCGCACGAAAAGGTGAGCGATATTGTACCTCAGTTCCACTAGTGGGAATCTAAAGTCTCTCCCTATGCCACCATGGCGTTGTGAATCCTCTGCCTGAGGGGCAGGCGGACTGTAAACGTGCTGCCCTGTCCCGGCGAGCTATTTACCGAAATGTCACCACCATGCGCCTCTAGAATCCGGCGCACGATGGCCAAACCGAGCCCCGATCCCGGCCTGCTCGAATTGCCCCTCACCCTTGCGAACTCGTCGAAAATCATCTCCTGGTACTCCGGAGCGATGCCAATTCCAGTGTCGCTTACATGAATCGTCACCCTGCCGTTTTCTAATGTTCCGCCAAAGATCGAAACAACGCCATCTGCATCCGTGTACTTCAAGGCATTACTCACCAGGTTAACGAATACCTGCTCTATCCGCTCCGGGTCCACCTCGATCTGCGGAATGGAGGGATCCAGGTTCAAATCCATCTTCAATCCTCGCCGGTGTGCCTCTGCCTCGAACAACTTCACCACTCCGCGCAACGACTGCCCGATATCGCACGCCGAAACCTGCAATCGAATCTTTCCCGATTGCAACTGCGACAAATCCAGCATCGAGTTCACCAACCGCATCAGCCGTTTACATGCCGAGAGCGACTCGCGCAACAACCCCCGCTCTTCCGCCGTCAACCGCTCCAGCGCCGACTCTTCGATCATCGCGTTGTATCCAAGAATGATGCTCAGTGGAGTTCTCAACTCGTGCGTCGCCACACTGAGGAATTGTGACTTCAGCACATCCACTTCCTGCAGTCTTCGGTTCGCCGACGCCAGCACGGAATTGCTCTGCCGCAGCTCTTCAATCACAGCCAGGCGATCGAGCGCCACGACCGCCTGCCGCGCCAACCCGCACAGGAACCGCTGCCACGAAGCATGGAACTCAAACTGCTCCGTCCCGTGATCGACATACAACACGCCCGTCAGATGATCGTTCGCCAGTCCCGGAACCAACGCGATGCTCGCCGCACCAAGCATCTCCCGTGCCCCACTTTTGCCGTAGTCAGCAGAAGTGGGTTCAGACGTGGGTCGATTCTCCAGCACGACTTCTCCACTCGCTAACCGCAAAGTGACCGTCGGCGTAAACAGCGCCGCGAACCGTCCCGGCGCTTCCACCGTGCCATCGCTCTTCACCGGGAACCAGATCGCGCGAGAAGTCCCCAAAACCTGCGTTGCCGCTTTAACAATTACCGACTGAATCGCCTGTTCCGTCGTGGCCAGCGTCAGCTCATTGCTGACTCGATACAGCGTGTCGATTTCCGAAAATCTCTTCCGCTCCAGCGATCGCTCGACAGCTTGCTTCAATTCCTCGACCGCAACCGGCTTCAGCAGATACTCATATGCCCCCAGCCGCACCGCTTCCGTTGCGCTGTCGACCGAACCGTACCCGGTCATCATTACTGTCACCGTCTGCGGCGAGTGCTTCCGCACTTCTTCAAGCAGCGCGAGCCCATCCATTCCCTCCATCTTTAAATCGGTAAGCACGAGATCGTAGGTAGAGTGGTGCAACGCCTTCAGCGCTGATAGTCCATCCGGCTCTGCGTCCACGTCATACCCTTGCCGGACAAGGATCTCCTTGACCGTCATCAGGATATTGGGTTCGTCGTCAACAAGAAGAATGCGGGCGCGGACAGGGGTCATGCGATCTCCGGCACGTTAGTTGGATGCCGTTCCCGCTGCTCGCGTTGGACAACTCAATCCCTGGAAAATGAACCCACACCGTCATTCCGGGGGAAGCCGAGGGACCCGCATTCTCTTACGAATGCCACAATCTCTCGAATAAAACAAAAGCGACCGATCTCTCGGTCGCTGTTCTGCGCAGATCAATCTGTTGTGGTTAGCTCGCTGCCCGCCTCTTACTCGGCGTGAAGTGGTACGGCGGCCAGGGGCCGCTCAGCGAAATGTGAATATCCTTGAACTGCCGCATCGCAAGGTTGTACCGCGTCTGATACTTCTCCACCGACTTCGACTCTATCAGGTGGGCAATATCCAGCAGCACCCCCGACTCCACCTTCTTGCACGTGACTTCTTCTTCCAGCGGATTGAACAGCTTGTGCACCTGCACCGACAGCGCCCGTGCTTTCGACTGCCGCTCCCGATCGCGCGACGCCTTCTCGCGCAACTGGGTCAGGTACTCGCTTCCCGGCCTCGCCGGCGCTGCATCGCTGACAATATGCTGCACCAGGTTTTCCGGCACGATCATCTTGATGTGCATCTCGGACTTGCCGCGCAGCCGATCCACACTCTCCGTAAACGAGCGCTTGTTGCCGCGTACAGCCTGCCGCAACGCTTCGTCCGACTCAAATATGGTTCCAAACTTGAAGGGTAAAACCGTGCGGTCACGGAAACAGTCACTCACCACCCGTGCATGGTCTAACACTGACTGCTGGGTTAGGGGTGTTCCCTGGGAGAACTCGCTCACCAGAACGACAAACTCGCCGCTCGGATAACCGAAAATCGGGGCACCGTTGATGCCGCTCAGGTTCTCAATTGCAAAAGGACGCCTGACACGACCGTTGGGAAAGGTCTTTTGTTCCGCAATGCAGTATGCGTACCACGCCATTTCCGTCACTCCAAGTCGTCCGCGGTACGGCAACTACGCCGCGGACAGTTAATATGGCCGACTCGCGTTGAACGCCTTTAAGAACGTGGGATAAGGTGAATCCTTAACTTGCTGCAATTGAAGCGGACGATCATCCGCATTCCCATCCTACTGCTCACAACCAGAATTGGCAACCAGAATAGGCCGTTTTTCTCGCTCAAAATTGCAATACCACTTTCGGAGCCCCGTGTTTACTCCCTCGGTGTCCACATCTCCGCGCTTTGGTCTTCCAGATGATGACCTCTGTTGTAACCCACTACGCAACTCTCTGCATATTTGCCGCTTCTGCTTTCCCGTAATCCAAGTGGCTCAATTTGAGATTCCCATGGATAACTCATTCCCAATGGTGCCCCCGGTTCGCTCCCAAACTGGCGATTAGCCTGAGTCTTCTGCTAGAACTCATTTGCCATCTGCAACATACGTTGCATCCCTGTCCTCTCGACGCCCTTGGCTGTGGCCTAAAATCCGCTCCCAATCGACATCTAAGCCACAGTAGAATGCATCCTACGGGTTCACGCTCGTTTGCTCCCGCGCGGAATGGCGGAGAGAGCTATTCGTCTCGGGAGCTTCACTGGTCCTGATCGGTCTGCGACTCGAGATTCGCAAGCAGCCCCTGATCCCTGACATGGAAACCAGCGACAGTTACGCAACTGAGAGCTTTGTCGTCGAGGTATTCACCGAGATCGACGAGCGCACGCTCCGCGAACGCTGGCGCGAGGTCAACGTGCTGCTCCGACTCAGCATCCTCTCCGGACTGCAGATGCAGCTCGATGCGACGCTGAGCATGCTGTGCGACCTCGCTTCCGAAATCATCTCCTTCGACCGCGGAATGGTTTACTTCTGGGACGAGGACGAGCAGAAGATGCATCTTCGCGTTACTCGCTCGGTCGTCGAAGTCGATCCCGAGACTTACGAGCGCGGCAATGTCCTCAATCTCTGGGCCGCGAAGCACGCGCGCCCGCTGCTCATCACGCTCGGCCAGAATCCGCAAGCCGATGTCGCTCTCCGCGCGATGGAGTCCGAGTCGTGTCTCGTGATTCCGCTGTTCGTCAGCAATCGCGTGCTCGGTTCCATGCAGTTCTTCGCGCGCTGCGCGAACACATTCTGCCGCGAAGACGCGCAGCTTCTCTGGATCCTTGCTCTCGTCTCGGAGAATCTCCTCACGCGCGATTACGCCAACGAAGGATTACTGCGCTACGCGTTTACCGATTTCCTTACGGGAATGAAGACGCGCGGATACTTCGAACAGCAGCTCGACCTGGAACTGAAGCGCGCCGAACGCAAGAAGTCGCCGCTCGCGCTGCTCATGATCGACATCGATTTCTTCAAAGCACTCAACGACACCCACGGGCACCAGGTCGGCGACCAGGTTCTCCGCGACATCTCGACCATCCTCATGAAGGACATGCGCGAGATCGATACCGTCGCGCGCTACGGTGGCGAAGAATTCTGCATCATCCTGCCGGACACCACCGCGCAGGGTGCGCTCCAGGTCGCACAACGCCTGCGCCGCGCCGTCGAACAAGCCAACTTCTTCGCCGGCTCGCCCGACCGCATCGAGCACCTCACCATCTCGGTCGGAATCGCCATGTACAGCCAGGACGCCCAGTTCAAACAGGACCTCATCGAAGCATCCGACTCCGCTCTCTACGAAGCCAAATCCGGGGGAAGAAACCGCGTCGTCATGTACGAGAAGCTGGCGAAGCGGAAGGAAGTGTCGTAGTTGGGTGGAGCAGGCCTTCACTCCTGCATTACCCGCGCCCAACCCCACCCTCGTCATCCTGAGCGGAGCAGGTTCGCGTCGCAGACGCGAATCTGCGTAGTCGAAGGACCTGCATTCCTCGGCAATAGCACGGACCTGCTTTACCACCCCATTGCGCCGGTGTATAAAGTGCGTCTTAGCGATGATTCGCACGTACTACATACAGATGGAGGACACCATGTTCTGCAATTATTGCGGGAGTGTGCTTCCGGCGGGCGCGGCGTTTTGTCCGAGTTGCCAGGCCAAGGCGGTCGTGGTCACGGAAAGAAAGCCGAAGGTTCAGAGTCAGCTGACGCTGCTGACCGCGTTGTGGTTCGCGATGGGAGCACTGCGATTGTTCGGCGCGCTCGTGCTATTCGGAATCGGGTCGTTCATGCTGCCGATGATCTCCCAGCAGCAACGTCAGCCAATTCCGTTCCCGGTACAAACGCTGCTGACGGGCGTTGGCATACTGGTGGCGACAATCGCGGTGTTGTCGCTGGCCGTCGGTTGGGGACTGTATCAGCGAGCACCGTGGGCGCGCATGCTCGCCCTGGTAATGGCCTTCTTCAGCCTGCTCTCCATACCTTTTGGAACAGCGCTCGGAATCTACACGCTGGTCGTGCTGCTACCGGCCGAGTCGGAAACGGAGTGGAAGCAGATCGCGGAAGGGTGAGCTGAGTCGGACGAGCGCAAGAACTTACGAAAG belongs to Terriglobia bacterium and includes:
- a CDS encoding sigma-54 dependent transcriptional regulator; this translates as MLSNQKARVLVVDDDAAMAKFLSSYLARRNFDSSTAASGEEAIRMFRVYDPVLVLLDVSMPGMGGLETLERLKQIKPEVLVIILSGQNNPEIIFRASKAGADDYVAKPFEPKDLETRINKVLEKQQVSNEVTQLRDQVRRQSDFSMLFGTSPKMEDVKNTIEQVADTNATVLIRGESGTGKEVVARMVYGNSSRRERPFVKVNCAAIPHELLESELFGYEPGAFTGANRQKLGKFDQANNGTIFLDEISEMHPALQAKLLHVLQDGEFARLGGKRDIAVDVRVLAATNKPLERAVEEGMFREDLFYRLNVVTIHIPPLRERREEIPIFLDFFLRKYSEYYGKNPPPFSDYAVSRMMEYSWPGNIRELENLVKRYVIVGNEPQIIRELSTHKPILSSISGTSPLWGIKDKSRQQTEAQQGQTSNGAPLVVPPVPKNEAEMPSLLEIGKRAAMLAEREAIERVLAQTRWNRRQAAKILKISYKALLNKLKVIEEQNQSQSKQRLA
- a CDS encoding response regulator, with product MTPVRARILLVDDEPNILMTVKEILVRQGYDVDAEPDGLSALKALHHSTYDLVLTDLKMEGMDGLALLEEVRKHSPQTVTVMMTGYGSVDSATEAVRLGAYEYLLKPVAVEELKQAVERSLERKRFSEIDTLYRVSNELTLATTEQAIQSVIVKAATQVLGTSRAIWFPVKSDGTVEAPGRFAALFTPTVTLRLASGEVVLENRPTSEPTSADYGKSGAREMLGAASIALVPGLANDHLTGVLYVDHGTEQFEFHASWQRFLCGLARQAVVALDRLAVIEELRQSNSVLASANRRLQEVDVLKSQFLSVATHELRTPLSIILGYNAMIEESALERLTAEERGLLRESLSACKRLMRLVNSMLDLSQLQSGKIRLQVSACDIGQSLRGVVKLFEAEAHRRGLKMDLNLDPSIPQIEVDPERIEQVFVNLVSNALKYTDADGVVSIFGGTLENGRVTIHVSDTGIGIAPEYQEMIFDEFARVRGNSSRPGSGLGLAIVRRILEAHGGDISVNSSPGQGSTFTVRLPLRQRIHNAMVA
- a CDS encoding GvpL/GvpF family gas vesicle protein, with the protein product MAWYAYCIAEQKTFPNGRVRRPFAIENLSGINGAPIFGYPSGEFVVLVSEFSQGTPLTQQSVLDHARVVSDCFRDRTVLPFKFGTIFESDEALRQAVRGNKRSFTESVDRLRGKSEMHIKMIVPENLVQHIVSDAAPARPGSEYLTQLREKASRDRERQSKARALSVQVHKLFNPLEEEVTCKKVESGVLLDIAHLIESKSVEKYQTRYNLAMRQFKDIHISLSGPWPPYHFTPSKRRAAS
- a CDS encoding sensor domain-containing diguanylate cyclase, whose amino-acid sequence is METSDSYATESFVVEVFTEIDERTLRERWREVNVLLRLSILSGLQMQLDATLSMLCDLASEIISFDRGMVYFWDEDEQKMHLRVTRSVVEVDPETYERGNVLNLWAAKHARPLLITLGQNPQADVALRAMESESCLVIPLFVSNRVLGSMQFFARCANTFCREDAQLLWILALVSENLLTRDYANEGLLRYAFTDFLTGMKTRGYFEQQLDLELKRAERKKSPLALLMIDIDFFKALNDTHGHQVGDQVLRDISTILMKDMREIDTVARYGGEEFCIILPDTTAQGALQVAQRLRRAVEQANFFAGSPDRIEHLTISVGIAMYSQDAQFKQDLIEASDSALYEAKSGGRNRVVMYEKLAKRKEVS
- a CDS encoding zinc ribbon domain-containing protein, encoding MFCNYCGSVLPAGAAFCPSCQAKAVVVTERKPKVQSQLTLLTALWFAMGALRLFGALVLFGIGSFMLPMISQQQRQPIPFPVQTLLTGVGILVATIAVLSLAVGWGLYQRAPWARMLALVMAFFSLLSIPFGTALGIYTLVVLLPAESETEWKQIAEG